The Apium graveolens cultivar Ventura unplaced genomic scaffold, ASM990537v1 ctg488, whole genome shotgun sequence DNA segment caaactaatgcacatatattcctaacactacTTCTCCAAAAGAAGCTTGTGACATTTTGAAAGCAGAATTCCAAGAAAATGAGAAAACAACAGCCATAAAGCTTTAGTCCTTAAGACGTGAATTCGAGAACTTGAAAATGAACGGTGGAGAAATCGTTAAAGATTACTCTTCTCGGGTAATTAAATTGGTAAACGAATTAAAATCACACAGTGAAAATATAACCGACCAAAGAGTTGTTGGGAAAATGTCGGTTACCTTATCTGAAAAATTTGATATAGCTGTGACTTTGATTGAAGAATCAAAGGATCTCACACAGTTAAGCATATCAGAGTTGATTGCATCTTTGCAAATTCACGAAGATAAGATGTCACGAAGAAGTGAAACATCAGGTGAAGGAGCTTTTCAATCAAGGCACAAAGCTTCATCCTTCAAGCAAAATAGAAAATGAGGAGCACCTAGAAGATGCATTATTAGCAACATCAAATAATCTGAGAGAAAAGCAAAAATTTCTCCATGTTCGGTTTGCAAGAAAACAAATCATTCTGTAAAGAATTGTTGATTTAAGGGAAAACCTCAATGTACTTATTGCAAAAAATTCAACCATACCGAGGAGGACTGTAGAGTCAAAAATCAGCAAGCAAGTATATCAGAAATAATGGGGGATGAGAACAAATTATTTTATGCATGTCAAAATGCAACAAATCAGAAGGACGCTTGGCTTATTGATAGTGGTTGTACAAATCATATGACCAAACACTCTCATGTTTTCACCAAAATAGACTCCCTACTAAAGTTCTAGTGAGAATAGACAATGGAACAATGATAAAATCTGAAGGTAAAGGTACCGTCTCTATTCAAACAAAGAAAGGAGAAAGACAAATTAAAGACGTTCTCTATGTCCCTAGTCCGGATCAAAATTTAATCAATGTTCCTCAAATGATGCAAAATGGATATTCAATTCATTTTGAAAGAGACACCTGTGATATCTATTATCCAAAGGAAATAACATTGCTTGCATAAAAATGCAACAAAATATTTTTCCATTCAATGACAGTACAAAATACAAGAAACGTCAATGCACATGCTCAAGAAAATTAGCTAACATGGTTGTGGCACAAGCATTTTAGGCATAATAATATATAAAGCTTgaagatattttctaacatatatATGGTTAAGGGACTTTCTGTGATTCCAGAAACTACAGGTGTATGTGAAGGATGACAGTTGGGAAAAATGTCTCGAAAGCCATTTCCTATTGGACAAGCATGGAGAGCATCCAAGAAATTAgaattggtacacacagatgtgtGCGGTCCAATGAGAACGCCCCCACTTGACAATAGCAAGTACTTTATTCTCTTTATTGACGATTACTCTCCAATGACTTGGGTATACTTCCTGAAAGTAAAATCGGAGGTATTTAAAGTTTTTAACAAATTCAAGAGCCAAGTTGAAAAGAAAAGTGTACGTCAAATCAAGTATTTAAGGAGCGATAACGGGACTGAGTATAACTCATCAAAATTTAAAGAATTTTGTGAAGTGAAAGGAATAAATCACCAAATGACTGTTCCATatacaccacaacaaaatggtgtgtgTGAAAGAAAAAATAGATTCGTGATGGAGATGGCAAGATCAATGCTGAAAGACAAAGATTTATCGAATAAATTATGGGCGGGAGCTGTCTACACAACAATATATCTTTAGAATCAGTTACCTACAAAGGCTGTTTATAATAGAACGCCTCTTCAATTATGGTCTGGGCGTAGACCGACTGTGAGtcacttgaaaatatttgaatgtgtATGTTACATCTATGTACCAATTGAAAAACAACATAAATTGGAAGATAAAGTCGACAAAGAAATCCTCCTTGGATACAGTTCACAATCCAAGGGATATTGGGTTTATAATCCACAAAACAACAAATTACAAGTCAGTAGAGATGTCGTATTTGATGAGAATGCTTCTTGGGATTGGGAGCAGAACGACATCAACATAATATATGTTATCACAGAAACATTCAATCCGGAACCAATACCGACAATGGTTGGACAACATGAAGAACATTTTCGGGAGGAGTCTGATAGTAGCTCAAATAACTCAGACTCGCCAAAATATGAGTATGATAGTTTTTCAGATTCACCACCTACAAAAACTCGAAGGCTGTCAGATTTATACGAAAATATTTTGAGAATACCTAATTTAGATCCTGAACAAGTTCAATTCTGTTATTTTACCTCAGATGTACCGAATAATTATGAGCAGGCAGCTCATCACAAAGAATGGAGAACTGCAATGAAAGAAAAAATATCTATGATTGAAAAGAACCAGGCATGGGTGTTATATGATAAACCACCACACAAGGACACTATTGGCGTGAAGTGGGTCTAAAAATTTAAGCAAAATCCAGATGGTTCGGTTCAAAAATACAAAGTAAGACTAGTCTTGAAAGGCTACTCACAATAATTTGGAGTAGATTATAATGAAACTTTGGCGCTTGTTTCAAGACAGGACATAATCAGAACAATACTTGCTCTTGCCGCACAACGAAAATGGAAAATTTACCAGCTCGATGTAAAAAATGCATTCCTAAA contains these protein-coding regions:
- the LOC141702330 gene encoding uncharacterized protein LOC141702330, which gives rise to MSRKPFPIGQAWRASKKLELVHTDVCGPMRTPPLDNSKYFILFIDDYSPMTWNQLPTKAVYNRTPLQLWSGRRPTVSHLKIFECVCYIYVPIEKQHKLEDKVDKEILLGYSSQSKGYWVYNPQNNKLQVSRDVVFDENASWDWEQNDINIIYVITETFNPEPIPTMVGQHEEHFREESDSSSNNSDSPKYEYDSFSDSPPTKTRRLSDLYENILRIPNLDPEQVQFCYFTSDVPNNYEQAAHHKEWRTAMKEKISMIEKNQAWVLYDKPPHKDTIGVKWV